The Nicotiana tomentosiformis chromosome 9, ASM39032v3, whole genome shotgun sequence genome contains the following window.
agaatccataataatATAGAGATATTGCGAGTCCCGGTACCAACCAACGCAAATATCATATATTAGCTATATACAAGTCCGAAAAATCCTAAAATTCCACATATAAATCTTAAACTCTTTAGAACCTCCTCGAGAATCatccactatgctcaaatctcaACTGCAACGCCCAACATGACAAACGACCTATGCTCAATTAGCACGACCacaccccaaagaagtaaccccactTTAGCGCAACCGAGAAAAATTCTACATCATGCTCACTACATCCATCACGAATAATGACTCAAATTATTCCGTGATTtacatatacccataaagtgtaatataacacgtatctagaaatttccttgcttaagtcatcctcaaaaccagcctctgcaagtcataactgattcatagtatacctcaaaccgaaaccaacacaacacataaccatgcaattaAATCGTCAATAgtaaactcccccacttggctcgaagccatagacaaaacactcgataactcacaatgcccatgctctattactaccataatcccgcaccgaaatttaactcaatccttcataagctcatgtaacacaaaccatctaatacctcaaatcatctacaaatctcgcattcatcctcgtgattgTTAGGTTAACTATTATAACCGATctaaactcaaatcgcacaactataacccattggtagaaaagaaagaCTCCACACAAcctcataaggatcacacatccgtagattaccccgcaggttataacccacctacttagcctcaaactgacatttctctataccctttcacagccacaactactacgccatcacttaatctttctgagtctgaacccatcaacaagacatgaaaatctacttcgttccacaattaaaaaACAtgaaaagatccttcaatacactcataactcgagaatGTATATCACATCAAGACAGAattcaagcacccaatagtccattttatatctcaagcaaactcttctcatcacattcaatcCGTCTGAACACATCCCacaatcacatcatactcatcatatagccatccagccACTCCTCGAGCCATCAATTCCATTAATAGGGACACTATcagacttataagtccaaaagcacgtgctcacacaacagaaatccccgtgctcaagctacagtcaaaacccgtcctcaagtcctccagactggcccatgaTCAGCACACAGAAAtgacatctcgcacctcatctatggaatcacaagccgtcgatgtatagttgataccgagcgctcacatgcgcatacaaatgcgtggaaggaattcaaagagttacgcttcaagctgaatcaatgccgcacaataaagaaagaaagatgggaaatttatcctaaatgccatgtaacctctcgaagatatgtatggacgtcatcataccgattcctaagactctactagacactcgctcatgacttgtagaacctatgaacctagagctctaataccaacttgtcatgacccaaaattcaattagtcgtgatggcacctaacccaacccgctaggtaagccaataaccaactatccaatttaaggagatttattaagagaagaaaagATAATACAACTACTTTTATACAAATAatttctcaaggactggtagtacaaatcatgagcttctaagatttagattttgtttttaaaaaaaaaaattgaattgaaataagtacaacatctgtttgaaatataaatgaacagaATTTGAATCTAAGCTACCAAGGGAAAGTGATAGCtataactggaacgcaggtacatcttcaatccaattcccgccgtacgcagcaacatcttcatccaacatttgcacgcaaggtgaagaagtgtagtatgagtacaaccgaccctatgtactcaataagtaacaaacctaatcttaggttgaaagtagtgacgatctgcaataagggtcagagtccaactccaataaccagcaacaattcataaaaatataataaatatggtACAGGAAATGACTTAGCTCGTTCACAGCTACGGAAAATAGGTATACttttcaagtttaacagtaaatcccaaatctttcacaGAAAACCCTAAAaatatatgagtaagtttgaaaaccgtgatttttcccaaaagaaAAACATTTTAACAATAAATAAGAGGTTtcatttttcagatagcatgaggaaagtacatctctatgcctacatgtcaatatgtaagtgatatcatgaatgtcaccaaaaatGGGTAGCGTGAGGTAATGCATCTCTAAgtctgtatctcaagtacgcatgtcaaatataATGCATCTCACTGATGAACTCATGTATTCACACTCTCAGGGTACTCAATCTCTCTGTCTCATATTCTCACTCACCATGCTCGATACTTACCACACTCAGTTACTCTGTACTGTAtgatacctgctgcggcgtgcagctcgatccacaCATAGCCATATTGCCtattgctgcgtgcaacccgatccacatatatatatccataaggcttgttgcggcgtgcaacccgatccacacatatattgccataaggcttgttgcggcttgcaaccccATCCACGTATATATAACCATAAGgcttgctgcggcatgcaacctgatccacatatatatagtcataaggtttattgcggtgtgcaaccctatccacatatatatagccataaggcttgttgcggcatgcaacccgatccacatatatatagatatCACTCATAGCATGACACTCAGGCCCCCAATACAGTCACCAAgctctctagtctctcgagctcacaacactcatgctaagcagccctaatcaatgatacaagatgtgacaatatacgataacagaTACTGAGATATGGCATGTAATGATGAATCTGACTGAGAACACAATTGTAATGAAACCGATATctcaacagcaaagaacgaccactgtgggtcccaatagtactaacatatagcctaaacataatttctagcatgaatcacaactcaagtactctaacacatagagtacaacaaaaatgttcagataaaatAGCTACGAAGTTCcagggaatcgactaaatcacaatttctgcggtgcacgcccacacgcccgtcacctagcatgcgcgtcacctcaacatcaatcacatagaacgtaattcagggtttcatgCCCTCaccaccaagtttagaagtgttacttatctcgaacaagccgaatccaataccgagtaagccaaacgatgctccaaaaataccattCCGCGCGTACCgacttcgaacggctcgaaactagtcaaaatcaactcaaatgcatcaataaagcctaaggaaacaatttcaaatgataaaggtcgaatctttattcaaaagcccaaagtcaaccaacaATTCAAACTCGGGcacgcacctcgaaacccgacaaaacataTAAAATCTCACAACCCATTCagttacaagtccaaccatactagtttcactcaaatctgactctaaaTCGATGtataaaactcaaaaattcactctatgaaactttagactaAAATCCCCAccccccccaattttctctttaaaattcataatgaaattactAAAAACGAtgatagattcacgaaatataatcaaaactgattatagaacacttactccaatccttgtgatgaaatttacctccaaaatcgctcaaatccgagctccccaactcaaaatgtgaacAAAATAGCCAAGCCCTCGATATATAGCTTCTGCCGAGGCATCTTCGCTTTTGCAAACAAATTAGCAACTTCTGCTGCGTCTCCTCTGCGACAGTACATCCACTTTTGCAGAACCAGCTAAAAACtcaaccctcgcacctgcggacaaaatattcgcttctgcgacatcgcaggtgcgagcgaccATACACTCCTGCGCTCCAGTCCATCACACTTGCGCCCTAATCTCCGATTCTGCAATCTTCCTAATCGAGCTCTCACCTCGTTTCTGCGACtcttttgtcgcttctgcgaccatcgcacctgcacaaaaccagccgcaggtgcgatcacaccaaacgagctgaacctcgtctgaaactcttccgagccactcgggacaccgttcgaatataccaactagtccaataacataatgcgaacctacttgaggcctcaaatcacgcataacaacatcgaaaggACGAATCATATCTCAAATCAAAATTAATgagctttgaactttcaacttccaaaactcgcgccaaaacatatcaaatcaacttggaatgaactcagattttgcacacaagtcccaaatgacataacgaagctattccaatttccggaaccacaatccgaatccgataccATCAAAGTCAGCTCCTGGTCAAACTTGTGAACTTTCCGAACCTTCAAATTTTCCACTTTCGCCAATTAGAGTCGAATcgttctagaaatatccaaatgcaaatccgaaaATTACCATCCAGatctaatggaaccatcaaaaccctgttccggggtcaaattcacaaaagtcaaacttgtccatctCTTCCAAGTTAAAGTTTCAacaataaaattcattcttccaaatcgattccgaataacctgaaaaccaaagaCGATGATtcccacaagtcataatacatcatacagaaccactcatgccctcaaactaccgagcgaagtgcaaatgctcaaaacgaccggtcgggtcgttatagtaagtgactcaatagcaaagaagagaagaaagttcgccaGAGATGACATTTTCTAGTCAAACAAATTAGtatatacattgtattaaaactaatAATGGAGACGAACAAAAATCCGACCAGATTTGGGAATACACTATCACATTGTATCTACCAAAATTCAGTCACACAAATAAAAATCTGGCCATAATGTGTATTTCATTGTATTTAATTCAGCTACAAGAAATAAAATATACTCAAATCTGAGAAATACACTCAAATATGAGAAAATATACCCGGATCTGATAAATCTGGTCGGTTGGCCATGGATTCTAGCCAGAAATGACTGCGGTGGTGGAGGTAATGACGAGGCCGATCTGGATTGAGGAATTTGAGGTATTAAATTGAGGAATTTTCATAGAGGATGAGAGAAGTGAGAGTACAAAggagagaagaaaataaaaaggagGTCGGATGGCAGTGTTCCCGCAGGTTAGGCCGGCGGTGGTTCTCCGGCGAAATTGTAACACCAGAGAGATAGAGAGTTTAAGGGAGATGGGGGAGGCGCTAGGCTATAGTACGGATATGAAAGGAGGAAGAGAGGAAAAAGTTACTTTAGGGTTAGAAATTCATTAAAGAAGGTATTTGCTATAAAACCCAATGTAGCTATGCATTATAATTAGTTTAAAGagtatttatttataataaataaggtgCATTATTTAGCTTTAACatataaaaattcattaaaaaaacCCAGGAAAAGCTAGTAAGAGTAGCAGAGGCCGGGAAATAAATCAGGTCAGAAGGTCGATCATGATCTCCACTTACAGCGTGAACTTTGTTTCTATAACAATTTTTGTTAAATtgtttcaatttagatcattCTGAGTCTTTGAAATTGCTCTATGATAAAAATTTTCTTCTAATAAATTCCACAGTGTACGAATCAATATGGTAAATAAATATTTCATTATCAAATTAATTAGTGGAGAAAGTTCTTCACGATTGTGCTTCATTCATGCATGCATACATGAGGCATAAAATTCTTTGCTTAAAAAACTGGCAAAAACCTGAAACAATTTTCTCCATATAGAACTACAATTATAAATAAACTTCTTGAGTTCAATCACTGGTACAATGGAGATACAAATTGGAAAAGGAACAGACACACACAAACTTAAGACAAATGCTAATAAATCACTCGACTCCACACACAACGTCAAAACATGTAGCATCATAATGCTATTTTATTAAGTACGTACTAATTAAGATACTCCAAAACACCCAGATGAAACTCAAGAAACTTCAAATCATGGAAACGTAGGAAGCCATGAAAAGAAGGATGCTGACAACAACTTGAACTGATAGAGCCTTCACAGGACTTCCATCAGAGGTATTGCTGCTTCCTGTTGCCTTTGAACCTACTCAATCAATCAACGAAAAATGATGTTATAAATTGACAAGATTTAAAATTTAGACGCATAATATTTAGTACTATAATTAATGAATTACTATAATTGATCTTTCTCATCTTTGACCTTTAGGTTTAGTTCAAATATTGCTAATAACTCCCCCAATGTGCAAAGTATAGCCAGTCCAAATATATGAGAGAATTAAAGTAGATTAATAAACAATGTAAAAGAAGTCTAACTAACTACGATGAATTGAGAATATACAGATGATTCATACAGTTGAGTCTAACTAATTTGGGATTGAGCTATGTAGATTGATTGTTCAAATATTTGCTAATTAATTAAGTGTTTTAGTCCAAACGAACTTATACCATCATGATATAGCTCAAAGTACTTCGTGATTACTAGATCTGCATATTGATTACACCAAATCCTATACTTGTATCTGGTTTTCAGAAAATATCTATAATCACGAACATGTTGTCATGCATGTTTCGGAAATTGTAGAGTTTTACGAAATCGTATAACAAAATTACAATTTATACATTGTGTGAGTGTTCATGAGTTACCTGACACCGCTATACCAGTTGACGAATCTGGAGTTCCTTCTGTAGGTGCACCCTCTGGAGACATTACCGGTCCATTACCAGCTAAGAAATATTAATAGCAGTATTTAAACATCATATTGGAAAATTATGAACACTTaaaatacaaccataaaagaactTGTAATTGTTTGCTTGTCCTTCttatgtcttttttttttttttttttctcattttggtaATACATATGTTCCGTAGCCTGTTTGTTAGCAGCTTGTGAAAGCTTGTTGTAACAAATTAAGCACTATATGATATATAAGTGTAATAACATCCAAAGAGACATACTctctccgttccagtttatgtgaacctatttcctttttggtccgttccaaaaagaatgatcaatttctaaatttggaaacaattttgcttaaacttacaattctacccttaataagaagtttttataaccacacaaatactctggcccctttttgacttgtttagggccacaaatttcaaaagtcttcattttttcttaaactccgtgcccagtcaaacaagtttggaacggagggagtacttatTATTTTATTGCATGTGTTGAGTTTAACGTCTACAAACTAGTAGTGATAAAGAAATTTTACACTTTCCAGCTACCTAAAAATGTAACTACTGATAACTGCCCGTAGTAAGTTAATTTAGTAACTAGAAAAATATTATATTGCAAAGTAAACAATTTACTACAACAGGTTAAATtatattgataacataaaaaatatttataccgTGTATATAAGTCAAATTCATTTCGAAAACATTTCAACTTCTTGAGATGAAACAATATCGCGTACGTTCATGTCCAACAAAGTATGGTTATATGGAATTAAATTTAGATATTGTAACAGCAATTTAATTAGATGAGTCCTTACCGTTACATTTACTAACAGGAGGAGTCTCCAGCTTGCATGCAGCAGGCAATGCAAGTGCCTGAGTTTGATTAATTTGGACCCCCAACGAGGAACCACCACCATTGACAATGAGACAAAGGCACCGTGGCTTAGACTGTAGCACCCCAGAGAGGGCAGAGCAGCAGGCGGCCGACGGCGTCTCCGCACTTCCGGTGACAAAGTTAAGGCATGAAGCCATAGTAATAAGTGTACTTGTGCAATCGGATTGTGCCATGACTTCTACTGAAGTCATGGTCACAATTAGAGCTAAAGCCATGCAAATTACAGttccttttgaagccatttttggtGTTTTCTGGGACGATTACAATTTTTGGAGAGAATTGTATTACCTTTTTAGCACCCACAATATTCCTCCTAAGGAAGAATTAGTTGAATCTCCAAAGGAAGAAGCTGGCTTGTGTGTGCCTTAGTTTTGTGAGGGACTGTCATAGGCATGCAGTGGGGGATTTATAGTGTCTGTTTTAAGTGACTAATTAATTATTCATTTGTCTTACAAGCTTTAAAAATGAGGATTTAGTTCTGAAAGTGACAAATTGCAGGGATTAAATTGGTTAACTAGTAAGAGTTCATGAGGTAAGATTTGGAAATAGTGTAACGCATGTTATCATCAATAACGTGTCAATGAGACTAATCAAGTgggaaattaatttattctatttgTATTAGAAATAAACGTACGCATGCCGTGAAATTTATACGGCGAGTCGGCTACACTAATGTGTTACCAAGACTTTGGCAAGATAGACACCAGCTGATGGCCTAACTCCAAAAATAATATACACGTTTGTAGACATATGTGGTATAATTAAGTCAATGAAATTAATAAAACATATACAAGGTCATAGAAGATTCGTCATTCATCTAAGTTATGATGCGCTAAAAAGATTAATTTATTCATTGTTCTCATGAAACTATCATGCAAAACTTACTATTTCATACATATTGAATGATCTTCTTTCGAGGGGTGAGCCAAGGGGCAAACGGAAACCGCCATGAGCACTTGGTAAATTGTAGTTCGTcctccttttttcttttgttttacttattgtcacgatccaaatttccATCGGAGCCATGACAAcgcctaacaccgcttgctaggcaagccaacaatttaAACAATAACGATAATCTTAATAATAGAACTTAATAACCTCAACATTGGAATGATAATAAAATATCTGAAATATCAGCAATAATGCAACTGCAACCATCCTatgatctggtgtcaacgagcactataaaatttaaataaaaagttTAATCATCAAATACAAAACTGGCTGAATGACAGAACAACGATAACAAAAGCAAAGCAGCAGCTACCACGAAATCCAATGATCTGGTACAGGTGCCTCCAGCTAACAATCACCTCTCTCAGAAGTATCTGGATCTGTACATAAAATGCAGAGTATATTATGAGTGCatccgactccatgtactcaataggtAACAAGCGTAACCTCaagttgaaagcagtgacaagcaTGGCAATTGCCCAACATCCATCGCCAATAaccaataaaacaatatagaataATAATGGTAAAGAGAAGTaactcaaataatattaattttaacCTTTGCATAATAGCAGAAAAATATGCATGCTTTTCAAGAATAGCTATAAAGGTATGAATTCTTTCACAGAGTTTTCTAGGTATGATGTTATAAAGCTAACAATGATTTTTAGTCCAAAATACTAAATAAGGAAATCTAGTACCATCAAATATAAAGGGAGAATCACAAACTGTACCTGTATGATGAGTAATCATGCCGATGGTagactataatctcgtattttcgtcgcttattgcactccaatttaccgcactttattcgttttgagctttaattgattgtgttttgcacttattgtgtattttatgccttgtaggagtgattccgagctatgtagatgttataaaataaatttgagtgatttggagctttgaagtctgagtaaaatcccaaggtaTTAAGCCGAGATCATACTcgagggtcgaggaccaagtctggacgttaaaacgcaagtaaaaatccgtactctgagaaaaatACACTAGTGCGGCACGCCGCGGCTGTGCAAAATTCCTGTTACTTGTCAGAACCAACCctatggatttccccactaatgctcTGCATGGCGCGTAGCCCTATGTGGATCGCATGTGCAATATTTAcagagtaatttttctatttcggctaggaaagggaggTTTCGTCTAGGCCCGACCTTACTTGGTATAAAAAtatggaaaaaatattattttatggattTTAGACATATATTCAACCTAAgcaggctaaggaggagttggaagaacacgagcacaatgatttcatcattccttcctcactcaagactcgagtttggattgaatttatgttttcctatactttaattttatttgtgatgaattactccatatctatggagtagtttccTTTAGGGTCTGATGGATAtcgtgtattgatgattatttGTGGATAATAACTCTAATTTTATGTATTGAAACGTTTTGAATAATTTAACTGTTGTATCTATGTTTatttgttcatgtaatcgagagaggcataacttgtgatatatttgcattatattattggttgagttcattaattcttcttagtaatcgaaagaggttagttgaatcattgattaaacctagttaggaggatgaCCAAGAGAGGTTCTCcgaaagaccaatccactacgcattcttgcatatcttcacgtgcttaaattggttcatttcgtgaggttaagacttaatcgagagaggagtttttgctgaccatttgaactaataattgagtgaattcgagagactcacttgaacattataagtgaattatctagagttatatcccaaataattatcttgcacctatcctatcaaaaccctatattCTTCCACTGATatctttctttgcttattccttgtttcgattgtcattagtcaatggctttagactcttagttaattgtagttattaatcatataaatctcaattgttgattctcctgaatagcaatcaagctagaaactacaaaaatactgtttaactctaatcccgtggatacgatattatactatactatcttt
Protein-coding sequences here:
- the LOC104094142 gene encoding non-specific lipid transfer protein GPI-anchored 5-like isoform X2, whose product is MASKGTVICMALALIVTMTSVEVMAQSDCTSTLITMASCLNFVTGSAETPSAACCSALSGVLQSKPRCLCLIVNGGGSSLGVQINQTQALALPAACKLETPPVSKCNEGAPTEGTPDSSTGIAVSGSKATGSSNTSDGSPVKALSVQVVVSILLFMASYVSMI
- the LOC104094142 gene encoding non-specific lipid transfer protein GPI-anchored 5-like isoform X1, yielding MASKGTVICMALALIVTMTSVEVMAQSDCTSTLITMASCLNFVTGSAETPSAACCSALSGVLQSKPRCLCLIVNGGGSSLGVQINQTQALALPAACKLETPPVSKCNAGNGPVMSPEGAPTEGTPDSSTGIAVSGSKATGSSNTSDGSPVKALSVQVVVSILLFMASYVSMI